The DNA segment CTTAACTCAAAAAACACTCTGACGTTCTCTCTATTACTGTAAAAAAGCCGTCATCATTATTTTTCTACTTGATGCGCTATAAAGCATAAAGTAAAGTGACCGTCCATTTTGAGCGTCCGTTTTGACCATCTGTTTCTATAGGTAGTCCAGTTAAGAAACAGCGTGATTAGTAGAGAAATTTAGCCTAATGACAGCAAGAAAAGCCACCGCTTCAGAAGAGGCGTTACTGCGAATTTTTACGGTACCAGAAGCCCCAGAGTCTACCCTCAGTGTGATTGAGCAAAATATCTCACAGAACTTAATGGGCTTCTTGCAAGAGAGCGTGGTGGCTGTCGAAAAGCCGCTTTCTGAAGTTGAACTGGATTTCCAACAATACCAGATCCCATCGGCGCCGCAGTTTGTCTCAGACTACGCCGATAACATGATGCAAACGCTGGTCGCGCATTCGGTGCATACCTCGGCGCCTAGCTTTATCGGCCATATGACCTCTGCCCTGCCTTACTTTGTATTACCTCTGTCTAAGATGATGGTCGGGCTGAACCAGAACTTGGTGAAAATCGAGACCTCTAAGGCCTTTACGCCACTCGAGCGTCAAGTGCTGGGGATGATGCATCACCTTGTTTATAGCGAAAATGAAGCCTTTTATCAAAGCTGGATGCACAGCGCCAATGTCTCTTTGGGGGCATTTTGCTCCGGTGGCACGGTCGCTAACATCACCGCCCTGTGGACCGCTCGTAACCAACTGCTAAAAGCCGATGGCGACTTTAAAGGCATCGCCAAACAAGGTCTACTCAAAGGACTGCGCCACTATGGTTATGATGACTTAGCGATTTTAGTCTCAGAGCGCGGCCACTACTCACTCGCTAAGACTGCAGACCTATTAGGTATTGGCCGAGAAAATATTATTCAGGTTCCCACATCAAACGATAATAAAGTTGATGTGACTCAAATGCGCATCATCGCCGCCAAACTTGCACAAGATAACATTCGTGTCATGGCCATAGTAGGCGTTGCAGGCACCACAGAAACCGGTAGTATCGACCCACTTAATGAGCTTGCCGATTTAGCCGCTGAGCTTAACTGTCACTTCCATGTGGATGCGGCTTGGGGCGGCGCGAGCCTACTTTCAAACAAGT comes from the Shewanella halifaxensis HAW-EB4 genome and includes:
- the panP gene encoding pyridoxal-dependent aspartate 1-decarboxylase PanP — its product is MTARKATASEEALLRIFTVPEAPESTLSVIEQNISQNLMGFLQESVVAVEKPLSEVELDFQQYQIPSAPQFVSDYADNMMQTLVAHSVHTSAPSFIGHMTSALPYFVLPLSKMMVGLNQNLVKIETSKAFTPLERQVLGMMHHLVYSENEAFYQSWMHSANVSLGAFCSGGTVANITALWTARNQLLKADGDFKGIAKQGLLKGLRHYGYDDLAILVSERGHYSLAKTADLLGIGRENIIQVPTSNDNKVDVTQMRIIAAKLAQDNIRVMAIVGVAGTTETGSIDPLNELADLAAELNCHFHVDAAWGGASLLSNKYRHLLTGIERADSVTIDAHKQMYVPMGAGMVLFKDPTFANAIKHHAEYILRQGSKDLGSQTLEGSRPGMAMLVHACLKIIGREGYEILINNSLEKARYFADLITAEADFELVSKPELCLLTYRYVPQSVQVAMAKARETGDIATLTQYNQLLDGLTKFVQKRQREQGTSFVSRTRINPESHQLMNIKAVVFRVVLANPLTSHEILQQVLTEQAVIANSETQFLPQLLSLAQA